The following proteins come from a genomic window of Ornithinimicrobium cryptoxanthini:
- a CDS encoding ABC transporter permease, which yields MIQTIWAWLSEPTNWSGPGGITAQTLEHLRLSFIALVVAALIAVPIGLYVGHTGRGKVVLVNVVSAFRAIPSLGVLLLAALLLLPRLRGELAFELPSLIVLVLLGVPPILAGVYAGIGQVDPAARDAARGMGMTGWQRLWRVEVPIALPLIFSGLRSSMLQIIATATIAAVVGLGGLGRFLIDGQANRAYDEMAGGALLVALLALVVDMLLGLLQRAVVSPGLADDERKVS from the coding sequence ATGATCCAGACGATCTGGGCCTGGCTCAGCGAGCCCACGAACTGGTCCGGGCCGGGGGGCATCACCGCGCAGACCCTGGAGCACCTGCGGCTGTCGTTCATCGCGCTCGTGGTCGCCGCGCTGATCGCAGTGCCGATCGGGCTCTATGTCGGCCACACCGGTCGCGGCAAGGTGGTGCTCGTCAACGTGGTCTCCGCGTTCCGCGCCATCCCCTCACTCGGCGTGCTGCTGCTGGCAGCGCTGCTCCTGCTGCCTCGGCTGCGCGGCGAGCTGGCCTTCGAGCTGCCGAGCCTGATCGTCCTGGTGCTGCTCGGGGTCCCGCCGATCCTGGCCGGGGTCTATGCCGGCATCGGCCAGGTCGACCCGGCTGCCCGCGACGCCGCGCGCGGCATGGGAATGACCGGGTGGCAGCGGCTGTGGCGCGTCGAGGTGCCCATCGCGCTGCCGCTGATCTTCTCCGGTCTGCGGTCCTCGATGCTGCAGATCATCGCGACGGCAACGATCGCGGCAGTCGTGGGGCTGGGCGGTCTAGGCCGGTTCCTGATCGATGGTCAGGCCAACCGGGCGTATGACGAGATGGCCGGCGGCGCGCTCCTGGTCGCGCTCCTGGCGCTGGTTGTGGATATGTTGTTGGGGTTGTTGCAACGAGCGGTGGTCTCGCCCGGCCTCGCCGATGACGAACGGAAGGTCTCTTGA
- a CDS encoding ABC transporter substrate-binding protein, which produces MNRRQTTLAALLASSLALTACGGGDPLEDGAPATGGGEGEALIIGSANFPENVLLAEIYAAALGDAGVEVTTRLNIGNREAYMAGLEDGSIQLIPEYTGNLTLYLDETAEATESDAVYAELQEALPDNLTVLDMAEAQDKDAVVVTADTAEEFDLVSISDLQPHAPNMVLGGPAEWRDRFTGVPGLLEVYGLEFSSFKPLDAGSTLTVEALKNGQIDAGNIFTTDPAIAQNDFVVLEDPESLFAAQNVVPLIATDALTSQIEEALNVVSAGLTTENLTEMMVQVQDTDPAQVAREFVDGL; this is translated from the coding sequence ATGAACCGTCGCCAGACGACTCTTGCCGCCCTGCTCGCCAGCAGTCTGGCGCTCACTGCCTGCGGTGGAGGCGACCCCCTCGAGGACGGTGCCCCCGCGACCGGAGGTGGCGAGGGTGAGGCCCTGATCATCGGCTCGGCGAACTTCCCCGAGAACGTGTTGCTCGCGGAGATCTATGCCGCTGCGCTCGGCGACGCCGGGGTGGAGGTCACGACGCGACTCAACATCGGCAACCGGGAGGCCTACATGGCCGGCCTGGAGGACGGCTCGATCCAGCTGATCCCGGAATACACCGGCAACCTGACTCTCTATCTGGACGAGACGGCCGAGGCCACCGAGAGCGACGCGGTCTATGCCGAGCTGCAGGAGGCCCTGCCGGACAACCTGACCGTGCTCGACATGGCCGAGGCACAGGACAAGGACGCCGTGGTCGTCACCGCAGACACGGCCGAGGAGTTTGACCTGGTCAGCATCAGCGACCTGCAGCCGCACGCACCCAACATGGTGCTCGGCGGTCCGGCCGAGTGGCGTGACCGGTTCACGGGCGTGCCCGGGCTGCTGGAGGTCTATGGGCTGGAGTTCTCCTCGTTCAAGCCGCTGGACGCCGGCTCGACGCTGACCGTCGAGGCGCTGAAGAACGGGCAGATCGATGCCGGCAACATCTTCACCACCGACCCGGCCATCGCGCAGAACGACTTCGTGGTGCTGGAGGACCCCGAGAGCCTCTTTGCCGCGCAGAACGTCGTCCCGCTGATTGCGACCGATGCGCTCACCTCGCAGATCGAGGAGGCCCTCAACGTGGTCTCCGCGGGCCTGACCACCGAGAACCTCACCGAGATGATGGTGCAGGTCCAGGACACCGACCCCGCCCAGGTGGCCCGGGAGTTCGTCGACGGCCTCTGA